The proteins below come from a single Magallana gigas chromosome 10, xbMagGiga1.1, whole genome shotgun sequence genomic window:
- the LOC117683635 gene encoding uncharacterized protein K04H4.2-like, protein MRCFIALSILVCVAVAKPPSSLCPGRGNPNGYGPCGSEGPYCDVGFTCVDGVCCRSNDFNKPRVCPIGKPFGYGRCDMEGNCRGDLECIADVCCKIPKVRVCPAGKPGGFGSCDNDDDCEKSNQYCFDTEGDEKVCCEDGESSSEEEEEECPVNPCEGFVCADEDLFQDELTCTFDTDSCQATVTYQDSDVTDRCLPDDLK, encoded by the exons GCTAAACCGCCTAGCAGCCTTTGTCCCGGCAGAGGTAACCCGAATGGCTATGGACCTTGTGGGTCAGAGGGACCCTATTGTGACGTAGGATTCACTTGCGTGGACGGGGTCTGCTGTCGTTCAAACGATTTCAAT aaaccACGTGTTTGTCCCATTGGTAAACCATTTGGATACGGGCGATGCGACATGGAAGGAAACTGTCGAGGAGATTTGGAATGCATCGCTGATGTCTGCTGTAAAATCCCCAAAG TGAGAGTGTGCCCTGCTGGCAAACCAGGCGGTTTCGGTTCTTGTGATAATGATGATGACTGCGAGAAATCGAACCAGTATTGTTTTGATACAGAGGGTGATGAAAAAGTTTGCTGCGAGGATGGAGAATCTAGCTCCGAAGAAGAAg AGGAGGAATGCCCGGTTAATCCTTGTGAAGGATTTGTATGCGCAGACGAAGACCTGTTCCAAGATGAACTGACGTGCAC ATTTGACACTGATTCATGCCAAGCCACCGTCACTTATCAAGATAGTGATGTGACAGATCGATGCCTACCAGATGATTTGAAGTAG